The Virgibacillus sp. SK37 region AAATGAAGCAGACAGTGAATTATCCAAAATGCCTTCTCTGTGTGGAAAATGAGGGCTACAATGGCAGAACAGGACATCCCGCCCGCGCGAATCACCGTATCATTCAGGTGCCGCTTCGGGGAGAAAACTGGTATTTACAGTATTCACCTTATGTATACTACAATGAACACAGTATTCTTCTTGCAGAAGAGCATCGGGATATGAAGATTGATATTACTGCATTTCAGCGATTGCTTACATTTACGGAGAAGTTTCCACACTACTTTATCGGCTCAAACGCAGACCTGCCAATCGTCGGTGGCTCCATTTTAAGCCATGACCATTACCAGGCAGGCCGTTATGAATTTGCGATGACAAACGCAGCGCATGTTAAAGACGTGTCGCTCTCAGGGTATCCTGATGTGCAGGCGTCCATCTTGAAATGGCCATTGTCCGTCATTCGCCTGCAAGGAGACGATCCAGAACAACTAGCCACTGCTGGTGACCATATTTTAAACGTATGGAAAAATTACTCCGATGAAGAAGCAGCTATTTTAGCTTATACAGAGGAAACACGCCACAACACGATTACACCAATTGCCAGAAGACGTGGCGATAAATTTGAGCTTGATTTAGTTTTACGAAACAATCGCACAACAGAAGAGCATCCAATGGGAATTTTCCACCCACATGCCGATGTTCATCATATTAAAAAGGAAAATATTGGACTGATTGAGGTAATGGGGCTTGCCGTATTACCAGCACGTTTGAAGGAAGAACTTGCTGAGCTGAAAAAGTTTTTACTAGGTGAAGCCAGTGATGTTGCTGCATACCATCAGGAATGGGCAGAGCAATTGAAGCAGGAATACGGTACAGTTAGTGATGAAGCAACTGTTAATACAATTGTAGAAAAAGAGCTTGGTAAGAAGTTTGCCAGAGTACTTGAAGATGCTGGTGTATTTAAACAGACAGATTCCGGACTGGCAGCATTCCAGCGATTTATCGATACAGTGAATAAATAGAAATAGGATAACGGGTAGATGACGTCTGCCCGTTATTTTTGCATCAAGTGGAGAGGAGAAAAACAATGCATATTACATCGGAACAGGTCGTAAATAAATGGAAGCAATATACACTTACAAACGATCAGGGCATGGAAGTTAGCATACTGAATTTTGGCGGAATTATTACGAAGCTTATCGCACCAGACAAAGATGGCAACAAGGAAAACATCGTCCTTGGTTATGAAAATCTGGAAGAATACGCAGAAAATCCAAATTACTTTGGCGCTGTGGTTGGCAGAGTTGCAGGCAGAACAGCAAATGCTACCTTTGAATTGAACGGTAGACGTTATGAGTTGGACGCAAATGAAGGCAAGCATCACTTACATGGCGGAAAACACGGATTCAGTCATGTTGTTTGGCACGCAGAAACCTTTTCTACAGACAGAGCGGTTGGTGTAAAACTCACCCATGAAAGCCCTGATGGCGAAAGTGGATACCCAGGGAATGTGCGTGTTACGGTGACTTATTCACTAACAAACGCAAATGAACTGGTAATAGACTACGAAGCAGATACGGATCAGCCGACAGTGTTGGCCATGACAAACCACAGTTATTTTAATCTTCGTGGCAATTTAAAAGACTCCATTGCCGGACATCAGGTTCGAATTTCAAGTAATGAATTTGTAGAATTAGATAAAGAACTGATCCCAACTGGGCATAAATTAGAGGTTGGCGAAACCCCATTTGACTTCCGCCATGGACGAGCATTGCAGGATGGGATCGTGTCAGAACATGTGCAGAACCAACTTGTCGGTAACGGGTATGATCATTACTTTATTTTTCAGGAGGATGCGTCGAAACAGGTGAAAGTAACCGAGCCAATCAGTGGGCGAACCATGGAGATTGCCACTGACCAACCAGGAATGGTCATGTACACTGGAAATGGACTGAATGAAGGATTGCAACTCGTTGGAGGCAGTTCCCAAAAGCACCTCGGCGTCTGTTTTGAAACACAAGGCTCCCCTGCTTCATTGGAGCATAAAGGCTTTCCTGACATACGACTTGAAGCTGGAGAAACATATAAGAAAAAGACAACTTTTCGATTTGATGTGGAGTGAGTGAGTGCGAGGATGAGGTGAGGGCTGGTTTGGGGCAGGGCTCTCTCATTTGGGTGCGTGGCTCTCTCATTTGGATGCGGGGCTCTCTCATATTTGATGCGGGCTCTCTCATTTGACGACGGTCACCTTCATATCTGGTGACCGCCACATTAAATTCACTAACTATCCCTCTTTCAACACCCGCAATACGCCATCAACAGTCTCCTCATCAAACCCATTCGCAAATGACTGCTCTACACGCACAGATTTTCCAAAGTGAAACTCAGTCGCTTCTGTTGTCTGCTTGATCTCCTGGATGTTTTCTGGTGTAAGTCCAGATCCCGGCATAATTACTGGGCCACCTAATTCTTGCTGCAATTTTACCAGCTTACGCAAATGCTCTTTTCCTTCCATACAATTGGGTTTTCCACCTGACGTTAAAATCCTCTTTACATTGGAAGGATAGTTACATAGGGTTTGATATGCTTCTTCCTGTGAAGTGACTTCATCAAAGGCGCGATGAAAAGTAATGTCGATTTCTGGGAATTGGTTAATAAGCTCCTTCAACATGGATGCATTGACGGTACCATCTTGATTTAAAGCACCAAATACAATTCGATTTCCACCCAGTTCCCGAATGGCTTTCACATCTTCAACAATGACCTCAAAATCCGCTTCTGTATAAAAAAAGTTATAACTATGCGGGCGGACCATAATTTGAACAGGGATTTCTACATTTTCCAATACCTGTTTCATTGTTCCGTAGCTAGGAGTCAGACCGCCTTCTTTCATGGCAGATACCAGTTCCAAGCGGTCTGCCCCCAGTTTTAGTGCCTCGATTGCTTCCTGCTTACTTTGTACAATGACTTCGAGTTTGATTTGTCTCATCCTTTCTAACTAATTAGATTCTCCAACTAAATTTATGCTGATCATCTCTTAATTTGTATAATATTATACCATTACCATTCAAGGCCCTCTATGGAGAAATCAAATTTGAATTTTTCTATAAAAGGTATTAATTAAAAAAACCAGACACTGTATCCCTCATATTAGGAAGCAGTCCCTGGCTTTAATATTATTATGCAGAATGATTTTTAACTATCTTACTATCATTTTAGATGGTACGCCAAATAATTTTCTCCGACATCCTTCCTTTTTTCACTCTCTAAACTAACTTTTTGAGTTTATTCCACTCTTTTATTACAAGCGGAATAAGTGGATGGCTCATCTCCAATTCAGATACAGCTTGTAATGTACCTCCATACCCTAACTCACCAATCATCGTTTGCAATTTAACAGCTTCTTCATCTTCATCATTAGTATAATTTAGCGCAGCAGCAATAACTGTTGCCAGGTATACTGGTTCTTGTTTTACTGTATCAATATACATAAGTGCTGGTCTTACAAGCCGATCCTGTGGACCCAGCTTTCGAATAGGCCCACGTCCTACCCGAGTTACCTCATCTGAGATATACGGATTTTTAAAACGATCAATGATTTTCTTTATATAACGGTTATGCTCCTCTTGATCAAAGAGATAGGTTTTCACTAATGCCTCACCTGATTCCTGCAAAGCATGATGAATTATTTCCTGTACTTTTTCATCTTTCATCGCATCACTAATTGTTGAATACCCTAGAAACTTGCCAACATAAGCAACTGCAGCATGACCAGTATTAACAGTAAACAGCTTTCTCTCAATAAATGGCTGTAGATCCTCTACATAGGTTATACCTTCAAACTCGGGAATTGCCCCTTTGATTGCTGGCTTTTCTACCACCCATTCAAAGTAAGGCTCTACAGAAACGGCTAAAATATCTTCGTTTTTTTGATTTGGAACAATACGGTCGACAGCAGCATTCGGGAAACCAATATTTTCTTCACAGAATTGCTTCTCTTCTTCTGTAAGATAGGTATACACATGTTCCTTGAGTAAACTACTGCCGCCTATCATATTTTCACAGGCGATAATGTTTAGTGGCGAACCATCTGTCTTCAAACGTTGCTGAATGCCTTTCGCTATCAATCCCGCGATTTTCGGGAGAATATTTGGTCCTATCGCTGTTGTTACAATATCAGCAGTGGCTATTGCTTCTACTACCTTTTCCGAATCGGTAACACTGTTTACACCTGATATATTCCTGACTGTTAACGTTTCTCCTGTTTCTGAAGCTAACGTTACGTAATAGGAGTCTCTCTGATTCAGTTCCTGGATCATCGTTTCATTCACATCCACAAACAAAGTGTGATAGCCCGATTGAGAAAGCAATGCACCTACAAATCCACGGCCAATATTACCTGCTCCAAAATGTACTGCTAGCATTTAATTCACCTCATCAAAAATACGAATTATTTCTTCCTTTGATGTACTTTTCACTAGACTTTCAATATTATCTTCTTCTGAAAGAACAATCGCAATTTTAGAAAGTACTTCCAGATGCTCGTCACCTTTACCTGCGATTCCGACAAGAATCTTAACAGTATTTCCATCACCAAAACTCACGCCTTCTGGAGTGATTACAACAGATATCCCTGTTTCAATGACTTCATCTTTAGAATCTTCCGTGCCATGTGGGATGGCTACAAAATTCCCCATAAACGTGGAAGTTACTTCCTCGCGCTCCAGCATTTTTTCTACATAATTTGGCTGTACATATCCATTTGCCACTAGAATTTCGCCTGTGTAACGGATCGCTTCCTCTTTATTCTTAAATTGCGCATTTAATTTGATATTTTCCATGCTTAAAATTTCTTTCGTCATTACGTGATGCACTCCTTTTTAAGCTTTTTGTTGAATAAAATTAAAAAACTGCTCCGATAAGTACTCTCTTATCTCTGTTTCCTTACCACTCTCAAAGAGACGAGTTATGCTATCACTCTGAATAAGAAGACTACTTAAAAAACTTAATACTTCTAAGCTTTCCTGTTCTATTTCCTTTGGGGCAAGCATGAGAAGGATGCGTGTAATAGATTGATCACTTCCATCCATTCCCTTTACTGTAACTGCTTCCTTTAGGGCGTATACTGTAAAGCTCGCTTTATCTATTGCATCGTCCCGGGTATGGTATAAGGCAAGAGATTTATCAGGAATACCAAGTCCACTAATCTGTTCCCTTTCAATTAACTTTTGAATAACCTTTTTTTCATCTGTGATGACTTTTTCATCTGCAAGCTGTTTACAAGCCTTCTCTAAAACATTCAATAATGATGCCTTTTCTGGAAGATGGGTTATTCGAAAAGCATCTAATAAACGGATAGTGATCCCCGAATACTTTTGCATGACAGTTAGCTTCTCGGTATAAGCATTTGATTGTTCTCCTTTTTCCTGTTGCGGCTTCTTTTTGTTTATCTTTTGAAGCTTTTGCTTTCGCACCCACCTTTTAATACGTTCCACTTCGTCCTGCTGTAGCATTGGTGATACTAAAATATAGTCGTTTTCATCCTCTTTTAATGGAATGGTCGAAACAACCAAATCATAACCAGCCTTTATATCCTCTACTTCAAACATGGAGCGATTGTCGACCTGTTTGATTTCGGGTATCTTTTGCATAAGCCGACTTGCCAAAATCTTTGCTGTTCCAATTCCACTTGAGCAAATAACCAGTGCACGCAGATCAACTTCCCATTCTCCGGAAAGCAATGCTGAGGCAAAATGAAGCACCAAATAGCCTATTTCATCGTCTGGAAAGTCTACTTCAGGGAAAAGCTCTGTAACAGCTTCCTTTATTAATTCAAATAGATCTTCATAATCTGTGACAATTTCCTCAAGCATTGGGTTTTTTATATTCATACCTTGCTTAATTCGATAAACTGCCGGCTTTAAATGGGTAACTAAATCATTTAACAGCGAGAAGTTTTCTGATAGACCCACATGGAGACGATGACTGACATACGAGATTAATTCTTTAGCGATATAAGCGGTATCCATACTTGAATCCTCTATCATATAATTTTGCTCTACACGAAGTTTAGCTCCCATCAGATGCATCGTAATATAGCCTATCTCATCATTTGGTATATATAGATGTAAGCTCTGCTCCAGCCTGCGAATTAATTGACTTGCTGTGGAGAACTCGTTTGTTGTACGAAGCTCTTCCAAGTATTTTGGATCAAACTTTATATGATCCCCTTTTTCTAAACGCTGTACTGCAAGAGCTAAATGAACAACGAGCGCAATATAGGCACTATCCGCCAAGTTGGGTAAAAGTTTACCAACAACTTGTTGAACCTCTTCTTCAATCCGTTCCAGCTTCTGCGGATTAACAAGACCAAGCAGCCGATTGGATATACTATTTTGTGGGGAGCTCGATTGTTTATTAAGCGTCTCTTTTGCCATTGTTATATATTCATATGGATCAAGGAAATCAGCTATAAAACTACTGATCGCTTTTCTTTTAGCAGCTTCCGTACCTTCCAGTTCTACTCCTAGCCCACGCTTCCGATAAACCCGCAATCCGTATTTATTCAAATGTTCCTCCATTTGATCAAGGTCATGGCTGATCGTCGCATTTGTTACGTTCAACTCGTTAGCAAAAGTAAATAATTTAACAGGTTCATCTGCTTCAAAAAGGATGAGGAATATAATCGCATGTCTTTCCTCTATGGTGTAATCGGTTTGCTCTAAGCTGGCAATGGTTGCTTGCAATCTGTGAATATTTTCTTCCTGCCCAGAAAGCTTTATACCTATTCCTTGCTTTCTGTTTAATTGCAAATTAAATTTAGCAACGGTTGTTTCGACCTGATTTAAGTCCCGATGTGCTGTACGATCACTGATATTCAGCAACTTTGCCAGCTCTTTCACCTTTACTTCGCCTCTTGCGTCCAATAAAATCGACAGCAATTTGCGTTCCCTAGATGCTATATACAGCTTACCCACCTCCCCTCTTAAACAAATTCAAACTTTATTTAAAACGGTTCACTAAGTCGTCATATGCAGGACTATTTAAGAAGTTCTCTACGGAAATATGTTCTGCTTCCGGCATTTTGTCTTTTGCTCTTGTAGTCAAATCCTTATGGGTGATGACAATATCGGCATCTTCAGGAATGTCATTTATCGCCTTGTTTGTTACGGCAATATCGATATCAGCTTTTTTAAATTTGTTCTTCAATAACGAAGCACCCATTGCACTAGAGCCCATACCGGCATCACAGGCAAAGATAATTTTATCGACATTATCATTTGATTTTTTAACAACCTGTTGTTCCTCTTGTTCCGTGTTAGCGAACGTTCCTGCTACGGAGCTCTTCTTCCCTTTCATTTCTTCCATTTTACCAGCTGCAGCAGTCAAATCCGCTTCTTCTGTTTTGCTTGTCTTTAAGATAATTGCAGCGATTAGGAATGAAACTGCTGTCGCGATGATCACACTTAATATAACTCCGACATAGCTCCCCTTCTCTGTCATTGCAAGGACGGCAATAATACTTCCTGGAGAGGCAGGTGCACGTAACCCAGCATCAAACAAAGTCAATGTGAAGACACCACTAATTCCCCCACCAATAGCTGCTAATACAAGTGCAGGCTTCATTAGCACATATGGGAAGTAAATTTCATGAATACCACCAACAAAGTGGATTAACGCTGCTCCTGGTGCAGAGCTCTTCGACATACCTTTCCCGAAAATAGTAAATGCTAATAAAATTCCTAATCCAGGTCCTGGGTTTGCTTCTAATAAGAACAGGATGGACTTTCCAGTTTCTGAAGCCTGTTCGATTCCAATTGGACTTAAAATACCGTGATTGATTGCATTATTTAAGAACAGAATTTTCGCTGGTTCAATAATGATGTTTGCCAGCGGAATTAATCCAGCACCAATAATTGCTTCTACTCCTGCTGCCAGAATTTGATTCAACGATTCTACGACTGGTCCAATTCCAAGCGAAGCTGCAATAGCTAAGAATGCCGCCAAAATCCCAGCTGAAAAGTTATTATATAGCATTTCAAAGCCTGAACGAATTTTATCAAGGAACAATTGGTCCACTTTTTTAATCAAATAACCACCAAGTGGCCCCATAACCATAGCACCTAAAAACATAGGTATCTCTGCGCCAACGATAACTCCCATCGTCGCAGTTGCACCTACAACTCCACCACGAATATCATATACAATTCGTCCACCAGTAAAACCAATTAACAAAGGTAACAAGTAAGTGATCATTGGGCCAACTAACTCAGCCAGCTGCTTATTTGGCAACCAGCCATCCGGGATAAATAAGGCAGTAATAATCCCCCACGCAATAAATGCACCGATATTCGGCATAATCATACCACTTAAATAACTACCAAAGCGTTGAACCTTGGCACGAACCCCATTATTCTCAGCCATAAAAACCCTCCTAATCATTAATAATTTGATTTATTATTGCTATAATTAAATTTTATACAGTTCATATGGCTATAACAATATAATCTAAACTCCATTTTGGCATATGTATTACTGCCATATTTTTATTTGTGATGGTGTTGGGTAAGCTGTTTTGTTGTGGGAGTGGCTCTCATATTGCACGGCGCTCTATCATACGGGGTGTTAGGTCTCTCATTTGGATGAAGCGTTCTCTCGTATGAGGGCACGCCTGTCTCATATGGGTGGCGGGCTCTCTCATATTCCGAGCGGCTCTCTCATTTGGGTTGCGGTGTCTCTCATATTCTGGCCGGCTCTCTCATTTGGGTGGCGGGGGCTCTCATATTCCGGGCGCCTCTCTCATTTGGGCGCCTGGGTCTCTCATATTCTGGGCGCCTCTCTCATTTGGGCGCCTGGGTTTCTCATATTCTGGGCGCCTCTCTCATTTGGATAGTGCGGGCTCTCATCCCGGAGATGTGACATCACTTTTCGCTTTCGCCAGTTTAATTATTTGTAGAATGGTTACATATATACTGGACATAACAATAAAATTATTAACTGAAAGGAAGTTATACATGAACAAAGAATTTCATATTCAAACACACTCGCATTCTGAGATGTTGGATATTACACATGAAATCGAGGGATGGGTAAAGGAACAAGGTATTCAGGAAGGCATTGCAATTGTTTCCTCTCTTCATACTACAGCTGGAATTACTGTAAATGAAAATGCGGATCCGGATGTAAAAACAGATATGCTGATGCGCCTTGATAAGACCTACCCATGGACACATCCACAAGACAAGCATGCAGAAGGAAATACGGCTGCACATCTTAAAACAAGCACAGTTGGTCATGCTCAGATGTTAATTATTTCAGAGGGAGAGCTGGTGCTTGGCACATGGCAAGGCGTGTACTTTTGTGAATTTGATGGACCTCGTCATCGTAAATACCATGTAAAAGTTATCGCTGACAAATAAAATTAAGCTGTGACTAAATATGTCATTTCCCGGGAAATAATTTGCAGGATAGTGTCTAAATTTCCCTGTGGTAATTTTATATAAGGCTAACCAATCACTCTGTCGCAATTAATCAAACGCTTGATTAATTGCTTTTTTTTGCTCTTCAAATAAAACCCTAACTGAGTTGTATAACGTTTCAGCAAACACTATAATAGATTAATAGATAAATTGGTAACTATTACTAGTTGAAACGAGTGAACCTGATGAAGTCCTTTTCGATAAAAAAACTTATTCTTCTACTAATCATGCTTATTTTCATATTAACTTGTTTTCGCATAATGTGGATAATGTATTATCAACCAAGTCATGAAGTACATGCTACTGATGGCTTGTTGGATTTATCAGAAATCAATCTGGTCCCTTCAGAAACAGTTTCTCTTGATGGAGAATGGGACTTTTATCCAAACCGCCTTCTTTCTCCTACTCTTATTTCAGACGATAATAATTTAAAACAAATATCCATGATGGTACCAGGCACATGGAATCTTAATTCCGAAAATAAAGATAACATTCATTATGGCACCTATCACTTAAAGATTATTTTACCTAAAGCACTGGAAGAGCAAGAATTATACGGACTTAGAATAAAAGATATTTCCTCTGCCTACCGTGTATATGCCCATGATGATTTAATTTTAGAAACCGGAATACCATCAAGAGAAGAAGCTAGCTATAAATCAAAGCCTGGCACCTATAAGGCTACTGTTTCGACATCTTCTAATGAGGTTGACTTACTTATTCAGGTCGCAAACTTTGAAAATTTCCAACCTGGAGGTATACCTTTTTCTATTGATTTTGGCCTGAATAAAACAATAATCAATCAAATTTATTTTTCAAGAATACTTCAAACCTCTATAGTTGTACTTTTGATCCTCCACAGTATATATGCATTATCTTTGTACCTTACTAGCAGACAAACCACCAAGAAAGAATTATTATACTTTGGCCTTCTTCTTGTTTTTGGTGCTTTGAGTATTTTAGTAGATGAAGATAAACTATTGATTCAACCTTTTACAATTGATAGCGCGTTGGCATATCAACTACTTTACTTCTCTTTTGCTGGCGTTCTGTTTTTCATGCTTCAATTTGTAAAACATGTATTTCATTTAAAGAGCGTTATGTTCCGAAGCCTTTTTATTTTATATCCTTTATCTGTTCTTGCTTTAATTATTCTTCCTGAAGGTGGCCTGCCTTATGTGGGTTACACTATTATGTTATTAAATGTAGTTTCTTACACGTATATAACTATTCTTGTGATTAAATTATTGAAAAAAGGAAACATAGATGCTTTTTATATTTTAATAGCAAATATAGTAAACTTCTTTAATGTGTTATGGGGTGTTGCTATTAATTTGAATTTATTTGATATTCCATATTATCCTGTTGATTTTCTAGTTGGAATTGTTGCCATTGGTGGTTTGTTATTAAGCAGATACAATCGAACTGTCCAATTAAATGAGCTACAGAAAGCGGAACTACTTCGAGCTGATAAGAAGAAGGATGAGTTCTTAGCACATACTTCGCATGAGTTACGAAATCCATTACATGGAATAATTACAATTGCCCAATCAATTCTACATAATAAGTCGGAGCAGTTATCTGAAGAAAATAAAAGTTATCTAAGTTTATTAGTACGTATTGGAAAACAAATGAAGTTTACATTGAATGATTTACTCGACATGTCTAAGCTGAAGGATAAACATATTGAACTAAATAAACAGCCAACAAATTTATCCTCCGTTTCGTCAGGTGTTATCGACATTGTTTCCTTTATGACGGATGGAAAAAAACTTGATATTATAAATAAAATAGAAAGTGACTTTCCACTTGTGCTGGCTGATAAAAATAGGATAACGCAAATTATTTTTAACTTACTTCATAATGCCGTTAAATATACGGAAGAAGGTAACATTACCATTACAGCTACCTCTACAAAAACGTGGGCAACTATTACTATCCGTGATACTGGCATTGGCATTAGCGATGAAGAGCAAGCAGCTATCTTCAACCCTTACTCACAAGGCAGTGATATACGAAATTACAAAGAAGAGGGAATTGGACTGGGTCTTTCCATAAGTAAACAACTGATTGAACTGCATGGAGGCAGTATTGGAGTTACATCTGTCTTAGAAAAAGGATCTTCTTTTACATTTACCCTTCCACTTGCAAAGAGTATGCCAATGAATGAGGATGAGAATGAAGAAGAAGTAGCTGCGGTAGTGGACTCGAATACATCCGTTTTACAAGCTCCACGTAAAAAGGAAACGACTACACATGCGACCTCCAATGTGCTAATTGTGGATGATGACCCTGTTAACCTGAAAATCTTACGTAAGTTGCTTGATGAAAATTACCACCTTGGTACTGCAAGGAATGGCGAAGAGGCTCTAGACCGTCTAACAGACAAACAATGGGATTTAATTATTTCAGATGTAATGATGCCAAATATGTCCGGATATCAGCTAACAAGAGAAATACGAAAACAGTATACAGTGTCAGAGTTACCTATCTTATTACTAACAGCGCGCAACCAGACAGAGGATATTCA contains the following coding sequences:
- a CDS encoding ATP-binding protein; translated protein: MYYQPSHEVHATDGLLDLSEINLVPSETVSLDGEWDFYPNRLLSPTLISDDNNLKQISMMVPGTWNLNSENKDNIHYGTYHLKIILPKALEEQELYGLRIKDISSAYRVYAHDDLILETGIPSREEASYKSKPGTYKATVSTSSNEVDLLIQVANFENFQPGGIPFSIDFGLNKTIINQIYFSRILQTSIVVLLILHSIYALSLYLTSRQTTKKELLYFGLLLVFGALSILVDEDKLLIQPFTIDSALAYQLLYFSFAGVLFFMLQFVKHVFHLKSVMFRSLFILYPLSVLALIILPEGGLPYVGYTIMLLNVVSYTYITILVIKLLKKGNIDAFYILIANIVNFFNVLWGVAINLNLFDIPYYPVDFLVGIVAIGGLLLSRYNRTVQLNELQKAELLRADKKKDEFLAHTSHELRNPLHGIITIAQSILHNKSEQLSEENKSYLSLLVRIGKQMKFTLNDLLDMSKLKDKHIELNKQPTNLSSVSSGVIDIVSFMTDGKKLDIINKIESDFPLVLADKNRITQIIFNLLHNAVKYTEEGNITITATSTKTWATITIRDTGIGISDEEQAAIFNPYSQGSDIRNYKEEGIGLGLSISKQLIELHGGSIGVTSVLEKGSSFTFTLPLAKSMPMNEDENEEEVAAVVDSNTSVLQAPRKKETTTHATSNVLIVDDDPVNLKILRKLLDENYHLGTARNGEEALDRLTDKQWDLIISDVMMPNMSGYQLTREIRKQYTVSELPILLLTARNQTEDIHTAFDAGANDYIAKPVDGVELLSRVKSLIDLKVSIHEHLRMEAALLQAQIRPHFLFNTLNTIASLSEVDTTRMTKLLNQFGNYLRRSFDIKNVDTLISLQEELEIVKSYVYIETERFGERLAVEWNVENVADIRIPPLTIQPLVENAIQHGILPRPIGGCVYITVAVHSNHAIVSVADDGVGMEQKVVDQLLQKSSNQSRGIGMANTNLRLKKLFGIGLQIESKINEGTRIQFTIPLNK